The following coding sequences are from one Bradyrhizobium sp. WSM471 window:
- a CDS encoding NAD(P)-dependent oxidoreductase, which produces MIGQKWNVMVTGGAGYVGSVLVPQLLAAGHKVTVLDLFMYGEDVFDGVRNNPDLRLIKGDIRDEAAINGALRGNNAVIHLACISNDPSFELDPGLGKSINYDCFRPMVRAAKKAGIKRFIYASSSSVYGIKDEAEVTENLSCEPLTDYSKFKAMCETDLADEAAPGFVTCTVRPATVCGYAPRQRLDVVVNILTNLAVNTGRIRVFGGTQRRPNLHIEDMSAAYLFLLQQDDAKIDGKTYNIGYENHSLMKIADIVKSVVGSNVDVVVEPTDDLRSYHVSSEKIRRELGFAPTHTIEQAVSGLVNAFKGGRLPNSLNDPRYFNIKMMQNISLK; this is translated from the coding sequence GTGATTGGTCAAAAATGGAATGTGATGGTCACCGGTGGTGCCGGCTATGTCGGTAGCGTGCTGGTTCCCCAGTTGCTCGCTGCGGGCCACAAGGTCACCGTGCTCGATCTGTTCATGTATGGCGAGGACGTGTTCGATGGCGTCCGCAACAATCCCGATTTGCGCCTGATCAAGGGCGACATCCGTGACGAAGCCGCGATCAACGGGGCCCTGCGCGGCAACAACGCCGTGATCCACCTCGCCTGCATCTCCAACGACCCGTCGTTCGAGCTGGACCCGGGGCTCGGCAAGTCGATCAATTACGACTGCTTCCGGCCGATGGTGCGCGCCGCCAAGAAGGCGGGCATCAAGCGCTTCATCTACGCCTCCTCGTCCAGCGTCTACGGCATCAAGGACGAAGCTGAGGTCACCGAGAACCTCTCCTGCGAGCCGCTCACGGACTACTCGAAGTTCAAGGCGATGTGCGAGACCGACCTTGCCGACGAGGCCGCGCCCGGCTTCGTCACCTGCACGGTTCGCCCCGCCACCGTCTGCGGCTACGCACCGCGGCAGCGGCTCGACGTCGTCGTCAACATCCTGACCAATCTCGCGGTCAACACCGGCCGCATCCGCGTGTTCGGCGGAACGCAGCGCCGGCCCAATCTGCACATCGAGGACATGTCAGCCGCCTATCTGTTCCTGCTCCAGCAGGATGACGCAAAGATCGACGGCAAGACCTACAATATCGGCTACGAGAACCATTCGCTGATGAAGATCGCCGACATCGTCAAGTCGGTGGTCGGCAGCAATGTCGACGTCGTCGTCGAGCCGACCGACGATCTCCGCTCCTACCACGTCTCTTCGGAGAAGATCCGCCGCGAGCTCGGCTTTGCGCCGACCCACACGATCGAGCAGGCCGTGTCCGGACTCGTGAACGCCTTCAAGGGGGGCCGCCTGCCGAACTCGCTCAACGACCCCCGGTACTTCAACATCAAGATGATGCAGAACATCAGCCTGAAGTGA
- a CDS encoding aminoglycoside phosphotransferase family protein encodes MSETDITAPDAIAIGSRLAGARVATAQPARSGGNNRVFRLEMAEGPPLALKQYPSDGRDRLGQEYDALSFLARHGITSTPQPVAKDADAFCALYQWFEGEAAVLRPQGDDADQLADFLIELQKLREAEGAQNLRNASASIFSPEAAIAQYEQRLDGLRRASDDHPDLRAFMEGSLVPSTGVAIRQLRRRYAELGWDPTADLAPSHRALSPSDFGLHNALRAEDGRLRFIDFEYFGWDDPVKLVSDTAIHPGSNLPEASANRLIERLSRAFEASDDAFAIRRDVLYPVFKGIWCLIVLNAYLPDSRSRRAMAAQGGDVRIRLAGQLDKARRLHQTIRPTDLPK; translated from the coding sequence ATGAGCGAGACCGACATCACCGCGCCGGATGCGATAGCGATCGGCAGCCGCCTGGCCGGTGCGCGTGTCGCAACCGCCCAGCCGGCACGGTCCGGCGGCAACAACAGGGTGTTTCGGCTGGAGATGGCGGAGGGACCGCCCCTCGCCCTCAAGCAATATCCGTCCGACGGACGCGATCGCCTGGGACAGGAGTATGATGCACTCTCGTTCCTGGCGCGCCACGGCATCACGTCGACACCGCAGCCGGTCGCGAAGGACGCAGATGCGTTCTGCGCGCTGTACCAATGGTTCGAGGGCGAGGCCGCGGTGCTGCGCCCCCAAGGCGACGATGCCGATCAGCTCGCCGATTTCCTCATCGAGCTGCAGAAGCTGCGCGAGGCCGAAGGCGCGCAAAATCTGCGCAACGCCTCAGCCAGCATCTTTTCGCCCGAAGCGGCCATCGCCCAGTACGAGCAGCGGCTGGACGGACTGAGGCGGGCTTCGGATGATCATCCCGACCTGCGCGCGTTCATGGAAGGCAGCCTGGTTCCCAGCACTGGCGTCGCGATTCGGCAGCTCCGCCGGCGCTACGCGGAACTGGGCTGGGATCCAACGGCGGACCTCGCGCCGAGCCATCGCGCGCTGAGTCCGTCCGATTTCGGACTGCACAACGCGTTGCGCGCCGAAGACGGGCGCTTGCGATTCATCGACTTCGAATATTTCGGCTGGGACGATCCGGTCAAGCTCGTGTCCGACACCGCCATTCACCCCGGCAGCAACCTGCCTGAAGCGAGCGCGAATCGTTTGATCGAACGGCTGTCGCGCGCCTTCGAGGCGAGCGATGACGCGTTTGCGATCCGACGTGACGTACTGTATCCTGTGTTCAAGGGAATCTGGTGCCTGATTGTCCTGAACGCCTATTTGCCGGACAGCCGCTCCCGGCGCGCAATGGCTGCGCAAGGTGGCGATGTTAGGATCCGCCTCGCCGGTCAGCTCGACAAAGCCCGCCGGCTTCACCAGACGATTCGGCCAACCGATTTACCGAAGTGA